A region of the Peptococcaceae bacterium genome:
TTTTTTAACACCTTTACGACCCCCCGGCACGTTGTCGCCAAAAAGACGGCGGCGCCAAACAGCAGCCCCAGCACGGCAAAATGATGGTCAAACCAGCGGCTTAAAGGAAACCCCACCACGATGTTCGCCACCAGCCCCCATAAGATGGAACGGCCGACCATTTCCGGCTGGGACAGGGAAAAAAGGATCAGGGCGTTCATCAGGCCGGCGCAAAGCACCGTATACCCGGCCAGCGCCGCAATAAACACAAAATGCGTGATCTTGCTGCTCAAGAGGTTCACTTCCAGCGGCAGCACCGGATTAAGGTGGATAAACCTGACGGCCAGGTAGACCGCCGCGGCGGTTGCAGCCGAAAATAAAACCACCAGGTAAATTCTTCTCAGGTAGATGCCGAGGTATCTCATTCCCAGGGCGGCCGCGCGTGAGGCCTTGTAATTCTTTTGGTGGGTCTCCAGGTTCGCCATGAACTCATTCACCACGACCTCAATAAACCCCATCGGGAGGATCAGGGTTATGAGCGCCAGGTCAAGGCCCATTTCGTAAGGACCCCTAAACCAGATCAGGTACGGCATGTAGACGTTGCTTGTCGACCAGGCAATAATCCTGTCCATGAACAAGAAAGTGAAGTAAAGAAAACCGTAAATGAAATATGGCAGGACCGTATAAATGGTGATCGAAGCGCGGGGCAAGGAAGGCGCGATCCCCTTTTCCAGTTTCCTTTCGGCGCTTATGAAAAAAAACACTGCCAGTATAACGCCAGCAATTGAAACAAGACAAAGCGATATTATCTGGGAAACAATGATATTGAACTTCAAGACGACAAAGAAAATGTAAACCGTAAAAATCCCCGCAGCCAGCAGGCCGGTAAAAGCCAGCTCCCTCTGCAGGATATACATGACGGTGACGGACAGCCAGATGGCGCTTAAAAAAATAAAGTAGAGGAGGATAACGACAACCATCCGAAAAGGGAACACGCCAAAAAAGGCGTTGAACACGAGAAACACCAGGAAAATCGCCGAACAAACGAGATAACCCAGCCTGACGAAATAATAGGTTATCCTGCGGGCCATGTTGTAGTATCCAAGTTTGATGTACAAAAAACCGCGCCGGGCTATGGCCTGGGTGAATCCCCCTACGGCCATGAAACTCATGATCGTGCCGATGGCTATGGCCGTGGCCAGTTCCAAAGACAGGTTTTCGTAAGACCATAACGAAAACCGCAGGATGAGCATGGCCAGCACGGAAATGGCCATGGGCAGGGCGAAGATCATACCCCTCAGGAAGCTGCGCAAAACCATGGCCATATAAGAAAAAAATCCCATCTTGGAAGCCGGCGGCAGGGGTACGGCGGTGAATCTTTCCTGGCCGATGTCCCAAAGATAAGCGGCCAGTTCAAAAACATTTTCCGCGCCGAATTCCTCGGCAGCCCGGTCGTCGGTCCATCCCTTTGATTCAAGGAGCGCCGCGATCTCATACTTGTCCTCCGGCTGCAGACGCCTCTCCAGAACAACATCCAGCAAGTTATTAAGCTTCTCGCTGTCAATGCCTCTTATCTCTTCTTTGCCGACCAGCGCCATCAGCTACTCTTCCATCCCCGGCAAAACCATATTGACAATCAGCTCGGGAAGCTTTCCCTCCGCTTCCGCCCTGCCTATCACCTCGGTGGTTATCTTTTCCCCGCGGGCAATGATCAATTTACCGCCGCCGTCAAACAGGTCTTCCCCCGCAATCTTGCCGGCAATATACTTGTACCGCATGCTGTTTATTTCCGCGGCAACCGCGCGGCTGCCCGCCGTCGAAGCCGCCATATCCGCTGTATCCGCCGGTCCCTGCTTCGCGGTCGGCGACGTCTTCTTCACCTCTTCAACCTGTTCTTGACCCAGCTCCTTTACCGGCTCTTTCTGCAGGTCTTCTTCATCCGCGACATCCGCTGTTTTTTCCCGGTTTTCTGCATAACCGGCCGGATGAGCGCGCAGCGTTTCCGCTGTCGAAGCCGTCTCGCCGTCCGCCCCGGGGCTGTCGAAAACACTGTCCCAGAAGCCAGACCCCACGACCTTTCTTTCTTTTTTTTCTTCCGCACCCGGGAGCAGCAATGCCTGTTCGTTCTCCGGGACATTCAGCACCCTGGCCAGGTTATCAAGCATTTTTTTCATTTGCTGGCCCTGTTCCTTGCCGGCCTGTGGTGGTGACAGCGCCGCCTGCTCGTCTTCTTTCGCCTGGGCAGGTTTCCTGTTCTCGATTGTGCTTTTGAATTTGATAATCTTTTTCGAAAACTGTTCAGCCACATCGCCGGCCTTTTCGGGTTCCTGAAAAATACTCGCCAAACCTTCCAGCAGCGACTGGATGTGAGCCCTGGTCGCCTTTATTTCGCTCTCGATGCCGTCAACCTTGCTGCTGTTCGCCTCGTTCTTTTCCCGCGCCGCTTTTATAACCTCTGCCGCTTCTTCCTCGGCCTTCTTCTTTAAAAGGTCGACGGCCTCCCGCGCCCTGACAAGAGCCAGTTCAAGAAATTCCCTGGGCTTCGCCTTTTGGGCTCTTTGGGCCTGCAGTTCCAAAAGCCTCTGGTACAGCCTTTCCTTTTCTTCCCGGCTGGCCCGGACCTGCTCTTCCAGCGCGGCAGTTTCCTCGGCCTGCGTTTTTTCAAGCTTGCCCAGGAATTCATCGACTTCACGGACGCTTAGTCCCCTGAACCTAACGGTCATACCGCCCTTTTTAGACATTCTTATACTCCTCCAATGCCTTGCTGTAACACTGGGCTATGGATTCCATGTCCTCGGTCAATCTTTCCAGGGTTTTCCTGATCCTTTCGCTTTCCTTCTCTTTCTCGTAGACCTGTTCCCTTACTTTAATACTCATGGATTCCGCGGTTTTTATGGCTCCGTACACGTTATCCGTGGCTTTCATGTGCGCTGAAAACAGGATGCCCTTTATCTCTTCGTTCAGCGAGTTCTCTTGGGCGATTTCCTCCTCGATCGCGCGGATTCTTTCTTTCAATGTTTCAATCTCGCTGGTCGTTTCGAATAATTTGTCGGACAACTGCCTCAAGGTTTCTTCGTAAGCCTTGTTCATCGTTCTTATCCTGTATTCGACTTCTTCTTCATCATAACCGAAAAAGGAACGAGCAAACTTTTTCTCCACGTTTAATCACCTCATGCCGTTCTCTTTCCTCCAGCGAGTTTTACAAGAGTCTCCGCTTTCTCCAGTTCGTGAAACGCCTTGTCAAATTCACCCATATTGTTGTATGCGCCGGCTATTTCGGCAAGGATCACGGGTACCGCCGGGGTATCCGGGGCTTCTTTTACCGCAAGCCTGAACTGGGCTACGGCCTCGCTCCAGTGTCCAAACGCCAGCAAGGCGTAACCCTTCTCCGCCAGCAGCCTCTGCCTGGCGACCCTGCTGGAAACCGCCCTGAACTCTTCGGGCCTCCTGGCCAGCTGCCGGTAGCTGTTTAAATAGAGTTCCAGCACCCTTTCGATCGTAAAATAGTTCAAGGCCCGCTGCCTGGCTTCATCACCCAGGGTTTGCCTCATCTGGGGATTTTCCAACAGCCTGATGATCGAGCTGGCCAGCTGTTCCCAGTTCTGCGGCCTCACCAGCATCCCCGCGTCGCCAAGCGCCTCTTTGATTCCTCCCACATCCGTGGCCACAATGGCCTTGCCCGTCATCATGGCTTCCACGATAGAATAGGGAAACGCTTCGGACATGCTGGACAAGGCTATCACGTCGCCGCTGCGGTAAGCGGCCGGCATATCGTCGGTATGGCCGGCGAAAATGAAGTTTTCGCTCAAGTCCAGTTCATTTACCAGACCGAGGCATTCGTCCAGGTATTCGGGCACGGTGACCGACCCGTACACGATGAACCTCACGTCCGGGATGCTTTTCTTTACCGCCCCGGCCGCCCTGATCATCGTCAGCAGGTCCTTGGTCGGGTCGACCCTGGCTGCCACCACAACCGTGGGGTACTTGTTCTTGCGCAAGGTTGGGGCGGGAGAGTATACCCGGCTATCCACGCCGTTATAAATAACTTTTATCGTTTCCTGTTTTACCCCAAAGGTCCTTTCCCAGCGGGTATTGAAATGGCAAACGGGCGAAACCTGGTCCGCATAGGCGTAGTTGAGCTGGGTTATGGAATTTATCAGCCTTACCAGAAAAGTGTTGAGAAAAGAGGGATAACCCCTTTTGGAAAGAGAAAGGTACTGCTCCCGGAGATACACGCCGTGCTCCGTCAGGAGAAAAGGCGTTCTGTGCTGTATTTTGGACAACACGCAGGGGAGGCCGCAAAAAGCGGCGGCCGCCGAATGCGTGACATTTACCCTGGGCACAGGGGTATTGATAATGTTAAAAAAGCGATAAATCCAGCCCAGGCTCTGGATCAGGCCGAAAATGCTCGGTTCTTCCATTTTTTTATCGTACCCGGCCGTATAGGCAAGCATCATCTTCTTGTACAGGTTCCAGATCAGTTCGGATTTAAAACTCATTTTGTAGTCATATTCCTGGAAATATTTATGCAATTCTGAAAGGATAAACCCAAACTTTTTTGTATCCTTTTGCGGGCTGATTATTTCCTCGATCAATGAAACGAAGAGAGGCGCGAAATGGCTGCGGACAACGTTTTCGTCCGTGCGCCGCTTGGCTAAGTAAACTTGAGAAAAAGGAGTGGTCAGGTGCTCGCTCGGCTCCTCCGTTCCCCACAACGGGACCTTGATCAGTGTTGAGTCTAGAGGCAGGTTGAACTTCCTCGTCACATAAGGATTCATGATAATGCTGTATATCACATATTCCACGCCGCTCATTTTATGCACAAGGATATCGCACCACGTGCTTACGCCGCCCTGGTGAAAAGGATAAGTTCCCTCTGTAGTTAGCATCACTTTAATTTTACCATTCATTTACTCACCTGTAAAAATATATTTCATTTTGGTTATTCAATTCATTAAATTATTGCTAAAAAACGGCTGGCACGCCCGTGACTTATTACGACAGCAATTGATTAATTTCGACATTTTTGCTATAAAACTCTAGATAAAAACCACCAGAAATGACTTCATTTTACAATATAAATATTATAACAGACTTTTTTCATGTTAACAAACGAAAAATGTCGAAAAAAGAACTCCATAAAAAGACCGGGGCTCATTCTGGCGCCCCGGGGAAAACCTGATGGACAAGGACCGGCATTACTGGTAACATAAAATCATGGAAACCCTTGTACAAGTGCTTGCGAAAGGGGAAATGGAGAATGCAAACGGTGATCATGACCGACTCTTCCAGCGACCTGCCGTTGGGCTACATTGAAGAAAACAATATACCGTTTATAAGCCTGACCTGTCATTTTAAGGGAAAGGATTTCGTCGACGACTTCGGAAAAACCCTGGATTACCACGAATTTTATGAGGCTATCCGCGCCGGGGAAATGCCCAGCACCTCCCAGGTAAATGTTCAGGCTTATGTTGACAAGTTCCGGGAGTATGCAAAAGAAGGCGCGGCCGTCATTTATATTGGTTTCTCCTCCGGTTTGAGCGGCAGCCTGCAGAGCGCCCAGATAGCCAGAAAAACCATCCTCGACGAGTACAAACAGGCCGACATCACCGTCATAGACAGTAAGTCCGCTTCGCTCGGCCAGGGCCTGCTGGTTTATTACGCTCATGAGCTGCTGAAAAAAGGCGCGGTCAAAGATGAAATCGTCGCCTGGGTCGAAGAAAACAAATTGAAGGTCAACCACTGGTTTACCGTTGATTCGCTTGAACATTTGAAACGGGGCGGCAGGATATCCGGAACCGCGGCCGCAGTGGGCAGCATCCTGAACATCAAGCCCGTTCTCAAAGTCGACGACGAGGGCAAGTTAACGCCGGTAACAAAAGTCCAGGGCCGGAAAAAGTCCCTGCGCGTGCTGGCCGACATGCTTGAAGAGAGAATAGTGAATCCGGAAGAACAGGTGATTGCCATCAGCCACGGCGACTGCATCGAAGACGTCAATTTTTTGGAAAACATCCTGCGCGAAAAATTCGCCTGCAGGGAGATCATCATCAACCAGATCGGCCCTGTTATTGGTTCTCACTCCGGTCCGGGTACGCTGGCCCTATTCTTCATGGGTAAAACCAGGTAAACAGAACCAGGTGGGTATTACCCGCCTCATTTTTTTATTATCCTTTTTCCTTCTTTAATCCCTTCCAGCTGCGGGTTGAGGACAACCATGTCTCCTTGAACCAGTCCCTCCTCGATGACCGTTTCCCTGTCGTTTTCGAATCCCTTTTTCACGGGCTGAATTCTTGCTTTGCCGCCGCGCACCACCCAGACCGCATCACCATCTTTATATGGGAACAGCGCGGTTTTGGGCACAACCAGGCGGTTCTCCTGCCGGCTGGTCGTAAACTCGACGTCCAGCAAATAACCGGGCTTCAGGGTGACCTCTGGGGGTGGGTCCGGTCTTACCGTGACCTTGATGCGCTGCTCAATGAGCCCCAGGGCGGAAACCTTCTCAACGGCTGCCGGCGCTATTTTCTCTACCGTACCCGTAAAAACGACCTTTTGATCATCATTGTTCTGGATCAAACTGACCTTCAACCCCGGCCCAATCGCGGATGCGTCTTTCGTCAGCACAAAGGTCTCAATAAGGTAGCTGTCTTTTTGAAAAAGCGTCATTACCTGCTGGCCGGCGCCAATGACCATGCCCGCTTTTGCGTCAAGCTGAGCCACGATGCCGTCGGCAGGCGCATAAACAAAGCTTTCTTTGATCCGGTACTCCAGCAGATTTATCTGGGCAAGCAGGGACTCGATCTGCCCGGGATAATACTGAGAATTCACGGTGTTCAAAGCGTCTTCATACTCCTTTTTGCTGATGGCCCCCGCTTCATACAGTTCTTTCAACTTGTCAACAGACACCTTGCTTTTCTCCAACTCCTGCTGGGCAATCACACTTTTCAACTGTCCCCGGAGCTGTTCCACCTGAAAAACCAGTTCGCTGGTGTCAAACGTCAAAAGAAGCTGTCCTTTTTGCACCGTGCTGCCTTCCTCTACCGGAAGATCGACGATTTTTCCCCCGTAGACCGCGTATACCGGATGCTCCTCGCTGGCGATAACAATCCCCTCTTCTTTAAAGGTCCGGGCAATGGAACGGGGTTCGACTGCCAGAAGATTTGCCTGGAGTCCACGGAAATGCTGGAGGACGACGGTTGCAGTAATGACCGCAACCAGGGCCAGTGCCGCGATCACTTTCCATTTCTTTTTCATAAAAGCTACCCCTCTTTCCTTGTTATTCTGCCGCCTTCAGAACATCAGCCAGGTGCAGCGACCTTATTTTTCCGGCCGCCGCCCGCTGGCCGATCCAGATGGAAAGAACCGTAAAAAGAACAGCGACAGCAACTGACATCATTCCAAGAGCGGTGGGCATGCTGTAAACATCGTTGCTGATTGAACGGGCGAGCCCGACAAGCATCAGTTTGGTCAGCGGGATACCGCCCAGCATGCCGAATGCGGAGAGAAACCACTGCTCAAAGGTAATAACGGACAGCACTTCGGAGGGCGTCATACCAAGCACCATCATGGAGGCCAGTTCGCGGCTGCGTTCCGATACGGAAATAACGGAAGTGTTATAGATAATGGCAAAACCCACCACCATGCCGATGAGCAGCATTATATAAATGGTCGCCGAATATGACCCCATCAGTTCCCGCAGCTGCCTGAGCATTTTGGCCCGGTCTTCTATCCCGCTGATCACCGCTGAATTCCTGTACTCCTGGTGTAATAGCGGCAGGTCACGCTCATCTATTTTCAGCATGGCGGTAGTGACTATCTCGCCTTGTCCCAGCAGTGATTGAAGCGCTTCTATTTCCATATAGGCGTTGAGGCCCAGGTACTGGGGGATAACCCCGGCCACCTCAACTTTTTTAGAGGAATCCGGATCTTTCAGCATCAGGCTTTCCAGGGTCAGCTCCGTGCCTACCTCGGCCTCAAGGAGCTGCGCCAGGCGTTCTGAAATCACTACCCCGCGGTGAGGCAGCTGCACCGGTTGAGAATCGGCGTCAAGGACCCGGTGCATTTTGCTGCCGGCGGGAAGCCCCAGCAAAACAACATCCTTTTTATTCCATTTATTTCTCAAGGTAACGGGTATTTCCGCCTTGCTTTCCACGCTTTTGACTCCCGGAAAGCCGGACAGCTCCCGCTCGACCAGGCTCCTTTTCAGGGGTTGCGACAGGTTGATTTTCACATCGTACGTCTCAATCTTTTCAAACTGGTCAAAGAGCATTTCCTCGGACAGTTCCCACATCGACCAGGACATGGAAAGAAGCGCAAACGTAAACGTTATCCCTATAACAATGAAAAAGCTGCGGCTCTTGTTCCGGGCCAGGTTGCGTACAGCCATCTTGCCCTGCACATTGAGCGCCTTCCAAAAAAACGAAACCCTCTCCAGCAGCACGCTTTTACCCGGGAGCGGCGAACGCGGCCTCATGGCTTCAGCCGGTTCCAGGGCAAGTACGGCCCGGCACCCCCGGTATCCCGCTATGGCTGAAAAGGTCAGGCTTAGCGCCAGGCTTAAAAATACCGCGGCAAGCGAGAACCTGCTTTCCAGCCCGGGAATATTGAAGTACAACCGGTACATGTCGGTATACGGGCGCGAAAGCGCGGCGCCCAGCAGCCCGCCGGCGATCCCTCCCGCCGCGCCCACCACCAGGGCATACGAGAGGTAATGAAACATTACTTCCCTGTCTGTATACCCCATGGCCTTCAGGACGCCAATCTGGACGCGCTGGTTTTCGATCATCCGCCTGAGCATAATATAGAGGATAATGCTGGCCACGCTCAAAAATATCAAAGGGATGGACCGGCCCATGTTCCCCAGCTGTTCAAGCTCTTCGGAAAGTATGACGTGGCTGGCCTGGTCCTTGCGCGGGTAAATGCTTTTTAACCCGTAAGCCTTGAGTTCTGCTTTCAACCTGTCTTCCACGCCCTGGTAATCCGCACCAGGCATAAGCTTAAAAATGAGGCTGTTGACGCTTCCCTTTTCCTGGAAAAAGGTTTCCATCGTTTTATATGGCAGGTAGGCAATCCCGAATTCTTCAGGCCTCGGAAAAAGGTCGCCCGAAGACCTCATGGCATAGATAAACTCAGGGCTGACCCCGGCTCCCGCTATTCTCAGGCTTCTTTTTTTCCCTTCGGCAATGATCTCGATTTCACTGTTCAGTTCCAGCCCGTTGGCCTGGTAAAACTTGTTGTCAATCCAGATGTTCATCTCCCGCTCCTCCAGCGGGATGCCCATTTCCAGTCTCACCCCGTTGAGGGGATTGACAGCTCCGGGATCAACTGAAACCAGGCGGAGGTAAACGTTGTCTTCCCTCCCCGGAAACACCACCCTGACGTCCTTGATCAGTCTCCCCTGGATTTCTTTTATCCCCTCGATGGAACGCAGTTTTTCAATTTCACCATGCGGCATGGCTGCCACCTCGGCAAAACCATCGGCAAAATTGTAGTAATAATAGAAATTTTTCTGTGCCAAGTCCATGTTTTCCAATACCATGGAGAAAGAAGTGAAAAACAAAAGCCCGATGACCATGACCGTGGCGCAGGCTATATATGACCCCTTGTTGTCTTTCAAGTCGCGCAGCACTTTCCTCCAGAGCATTACCACGTCACCTTCTCCGGCGGGAGGGGATTCTCGTTTGTTTCGATGCGGGCCAGCCTTCCGTCCTTGAGATAAAACACGCGGTCGGCGATCCTGGCAATGGCGGTGTTATGGGTTATGACAACAACCGTTTTTTCAAAGGCTTCGCAAAATTCTTTCAACAGCCGGAGCACCTGGATGCTGGTGTTATAATCCAGCGCGCCGGTCGGTTCATCGCACAACAGCATCCTTGGATTCTTCACCATTGCCCTGGCCAGGGCGACCCTCTGCTGCTCGCCGCCCGAAAGCTGCGAAGGAAAATGGGCGAGCCGGTCGGCCAGCCCCACCCTCTCCAGCATTTCCCCGGCCGGAAACGGCTGCTGGGCGATCTCGGCGGAAAGGCTCACATTTTCATAAGCGGTCAGGCTGGGTATGAGGTTGTAAAACTGGAAAACAAAGCCTACCGTGCTGCGGCGGTAAGCTGTCAGCGTCTTGGAATCGGCCAGGTGCAAAGGAGTGCTCCCGTAATACAGCTCTCCATCGCTTACCGTGTCCATCCCCCCGATCAGGTTCAAGAGGGTGCTCTTTCCCGAACCGCTGGGACCCAGGATAACCACAAACTCGCCTTCATACAGTTCAAAGTCGACCTCCCGAAGGGCCTTTACGGTAACTTCTCCCATCCGGTAGTATTTGCCGATCCTTTTGGCCAGAATAAGCGTTTCCACAGGCTCACGCCCTTTTTGAACAAGTTTCATGGTCTATCATAGCACATTTTAATCGCTTCCCCTGCTGCAGCTGCTGCAAGAAATAATACAGAAAAAAATGGAAAGAAGAAATAATATATGCAGGCCACTCCTGATAATACGCTTCACTGCAGCACCCCGTTCCTTTGCGCAATAACCGTATTTTAGTAACCCGGCTACCTGTCAAAATTCCTGATAAACATGTTGGCCTTCTCTCCTTCCAGGAGTTCGTCTATTTCTTTGTACCCCAGTGTTTTCAGCAGTTCAAGGACATAGGGATTATCCGCCGGCGTCCGGTTTGCCGCCTGGGAACCGTACCTGTTGACCTGTTCAGTTCCCAGCTTTGGGTCGATAACCGCCTGGGGACCGCCCACGCACCCGCCGGCACAGCCCATCCCCTCGTAAAAATTGGCGTCTCCTTTATGATCGAGGGCCTCCTCAAGCATTCGTTTACATTCCCGCACCCCGTCGGCCTGGACCGCTTTCAGCCGGATCTTTCTTTGGGGCCTAATCCTTTGCAGCGTTGCCGCCACCGCCTGGCTGACGCCGCCCGTGCGGGCATAAATCCTGCCGGCTTCTGAAGAGTGCTCGCTGGGTTCGTCTTCCAGCTCGGCCGGGTTTATCCCCACGGCCTCAAAAATCTGCTGCAGTTCCTTAAAAGTGAGCACGGCGTCGACGGCGTCCTTGACGTCCTCTTCCTTGGCTTCGGCTTTTTTGGCTACGCACGGCCCGATGAAGACCACCCTGGCTTCCGGGTGGATTTTTTTCACCCCGCGCCCGCAGGCGACCATAGGAGAAACGGACGGGGAGATATGGGGAACCAGCTGCTTGTAAACCTTCCTGATCATGGCCACCCACATGGGACAGCAGCAGCTGGTCAGAACAAAATCGCCCTCCTTACGAACATTTATATCAAACTCCAGCGCCTCTTTCAAGGTCAGCATGTCGGCAAAAAGCGCCACTTCGACCATCCCGTAGAAGCCCAGCCTTTTCAAGGCTGCCCTGAGCTTTCCCGGCGTTACATCAGGACCGAACTGCCCGGCAAAGGCCGGCGCCACTATGGCATAAACCGGAACCGTGCGCTCCTGGAGAATCCGGATGAGGGGCACAAACTCTTTTTTATCCACCAGGCAGCCGTAATCGCAAACCTTAATGCATTCCCCGCAGCTTGAGCAATAATCCTTTTTTATGACCACCTTCCCTTCTTCGTCCCTGCTGATGGCATTAAAGAGACATGCCGCCTGGCAGCGATCTTCCCCGCATCCGCGCCCGGTTTCACAGTCCCTGACCTTAAAGACGACCTTGTCTTCTTCTCCCTGCCCGGAGGCGTATTTTATATAATCATTGAGATATCCTTCACCCGCAGAGTTAATCCTGGCGATTTCCCCTTCCATGTTCCCCTCGAAGGCTGATTTCACCAGCCTGCCGAATATATCGTCATACGTGAGGTTCTCCATGAGTTTCTCTCCTTTCTTTCATCATCATTGTTAATATTTTTGCTCAAGACCTTTGTTTATGCTTGTATCCAAAACAAAATTGTATTTCTAAATACAGGAGGATTATGCATAATTATGTCAAATAATAAAAGAAAAAGCGTTTTTAAGAAGGGGGCCCTGTTATGTTAAGAATGAAGCTGAGGACCAAGCTGGTATGGCTCATCCTGATCTTCTATATAGCCATTGGAACAGTAGGCTTTATGGGGATCCAGCACCTGAAAAAGGTTATTGGTTCGGCACAGTATTTGTATGAGCAGTCGGTCCTTGGCATAATCAAGCTAAACGAGGCTGACTCGCTGTTGAAGGAGTCTTCGCAAAGCACGCTGTTTTTTTTCCTGAGCAAGGATGAAAGCCAGAAAGAAGCCCTTAAGACCCTGATAAACAAGCAAAACGAAAACTTGAAAGCAAAATTGGAAGAATATAAACAGTGTGACCTGGACGAAATTCAAAAAATAAATGTTCAAGCGCTGGAAAGAGATTTTAAAGAATACAACGCCTTCCGTGAAAGCATGATGGCTGAAAATGAGCTGGGAAACGACGTCTCGACTTCCCTCAACGACCTGATCATCAAGCAGTCCAGGGTTTCAACCTCTTTTTCCATGCTGCGGGAGTATCAAAAAAACAGGAGCCAGGAAACCTATGAAGCAAGCTGGCAAGTTTATAATCAATCTTTGAATTCATTTCTCTGGATACTGCTGGTCAGTATCGTCCTGACCCTTGCTTTCGCCATCATCATCTATCTTTCCATCATCAGGCCCTTGAACAGGCTGACAGGCGCGGCGCAGCTTTTGGAACAGGGAGACTTGCGGTCACAAATCAAAACCGCTGAAAACAAAACGGAAATAGGCCGTCTCATGACCTCGTTCGGCGCAGCGTTATCAAACCTCCGCGAACTGATCGTGAGCACCAACGAAATAGCTCTGGGAGTAGCCGAGGCAAGCAACGAGCTTAGCACGACCGCCGAAGAAACAGGCCAGGGCGCCAGCCAGGTGGCTGTATCCATGGAGGAACTGACCAAAACAAGCCAGGAGCACATGGAACGGACCCGCCAAATGGCGGCCGCCGTGGAAAGCATGCTGAATACGATAAACCATATTAGAGAAAGCTACAACCAGGCCAAGAACGATACGGACCAGGCCAGCGCGCTGGCTGACGAGGGGCAAAAAGACGTGGAAACGGCCATCGCTCAAATGGATGTTATCAAGAACTCGACCTATGACATGGGCGAAAAGGTCACCGCCCTGGAAAGCTCCTCACAGAAAATAAGCGAAATCGTCGATATAATCAGCTCCATCGCCCAGCAAACAAACCTGCTCGCTCTCAACGCCGCCATCGAAGCGGCCAGGGCCGGTGAACAGGGCAGGGGATTCGCCGTGGTAGCGGAAGAAGTGCGGAAACTGGCCGAGGAATCGGAGCGTTCGGCGCAGCAAATTGCCGAGCTGATACTGACCATACAGGACGGCATCAAAGCTTCCATGGCCTCCATGCACAAAGGAGCCGAGGAAGTAAACAAAGGCACCCAGACCATCGAAACCAGCGGCAGAGCCTTCCTCGAGATCAGCAACTCGGTAAAGAGCATTAACGAGGCGGTAAAAAGGCTGGGCGACGCGGCTGAAGAGATTTACAGGGGCAGCAGCGAAGTTGAAAAGCTGCTCGCCTCTTCAGTGGAAACATATGAAAGCATCGCCGCCCACACGGAAAGAGTATCCGCTACCGCCCAGGAGCAGGCCGCCGCTATGGAAGAAGTCGTTGCTTCCGCGTCTCATCTCTCCGGCCTCGCGGACAGCCTGAAAAAAGCGGTGGAAAGGTTTAAGGCGTGAATAATACTATCAATCCGGAAGGGCAGCCGCCTCTTCGATTATCACTGCCACAAACCGCGCTGTGTCTACCAGGTCTTTTATACTGATCTCTTCTTCAGTGGTATGCACCCTGTTCATCCCCGTGGCCAGGTTAACTGTCTTGAGCCCGCGCTCGTTAAAGAAATTAATGTCGCTTCCCC
Encoded here:
- the pelF gene encoding GT4 family glycosyltransferase PelF; this translates as MNGKIKVMLTTEGTYPFHQGGVSTWCDILVHKMSGVEYVIYSIIMNPYVTRKFNLPLDSTLIKVPLWGTEEPSEHLTTPFSQVYLAKRRTDENVVRSHFAPLFVSLIEEIISPQKDTKKFGFILSELHKYFQEYDYKMSFKSELIWNLYKKMMLAYTAGYDKKMEEPSIFGLIQSLGWIYRFFNIINTPVPRVNVTHSAAAAFCGLPCVLSKIQHRTPFLLTEHGVYLREQYLSLSKRGYPSFLNTFLVRLINSITQLNYAYADQVSPVCHFNTRWERTFGVKQETIKVIYNGVDSRVYSPAPTLRKNKYPTVVVAARVDPTKDLLTMIRAAGAVKKSIPDVRFIVYGSVTVPEYLDECLGLVNELDLSENFIFAGHTDDMPAAYRSGDVIALSSMSEAFPYSIVEAMMTGKAIVATDVGGIKEALGDAGMLVRPQNWEQLASSIIRLLENPQMRQTLGDEARQRALNYFTIERVLELYLNSYRQLARRPEEFRAVSSRVARQRLLAEKGYALLAFGHWSEAVAQFRLAVKEAPDTPAVPVILAEIAGAYNNMGEFDKAFHELEKAETLVKLAGGKRTA
- a CDS encoding DivIVA domain-containing protein, which produces MEKKFARSFFGYDEEEVEYRIRTMNKAYEETLRQLSDKLFETTSEIETLKERIRAIEEEIAQENSLNEEIKGILFSAHMKATDNVYGAIKTAESMSIKVREQVYEKEKESERIRKTLERLTEDMESIAQCYSKALEEYKNV
- a CDS encoding efflux RND transporter periplasmic adaptor subunit; its protein translation is MKKKWKVIAALALVAVITATVVLQHFRGLQANLLAVEPRSIARTFKEEGIVIASEEHPVYAVYGGKIVDLPVEEGSTVQKGQLLLTFDTSELVFQVEQLRGQLKSVIAQQELEKSKVSVDKLKELYEAGAISKKEYEDALNTVNSQYYPGQIESLLAQINLLEYRIKESFVYAPADGIVAQLDAKAGMVIGAGQQVMTLFQKDSYLIETFVLTKDASAIGPGLKVSLIQNNDDQKVVFTGTVEKIAPAAVEKVSALGLIEQRIKVTVRPDPPPEVTLKPGYLLDVEFTTSRQENRLVVPKTALFPYKDGDAVWVVRGGKARIQPVKKGFENDRETVIEEGLVQGDMVVLNPQLEGIKEGKRIIKK
- a CDS encoding DegV family protein, encoding MQTVIMTDSSSDLPLGYIEENNIPFISLTCHFKGKDFVDDFGKTLDYHEFYEAIRAGEMPSTSQVNVQAYVDKFREYAKEGAAVIYIGFSSGLSGSLQSAQIARKTILDEYKQADITVIDSKSASLGQGLLVYYAHELLKKGAVKDEIVAWVEENKLKVNHWFTVDSLEHLKRGGRISGTAAAVGSILNIKPVLKVDDEGKLTPVTKVQGRKKSLRVLADMLEERIVNPEEQVIAISHGDCIEDVNFLENILREKFACREIIINQIGPVIGSHSGPGTLALFFMGKTR